In one Mucilaginibacter sp. PAMB04168 genomic region, the following are encoded:
- a CDS encoding TetR/AcrR family transcriptional regulator produces MEADKVRESIKRSSQELFRKFGYHKTSVNEIAKKTKIAKATIYKYFDSKEAILHSLLMDYIQVSVDELIHADTPELDEEAHLTSLIMKTCRLSYTVCNEFIGWDFIRESANSQEFLRNFSNELEDLLVSSFTRLTGMRKNESYPQRIRFLIKCSKNIVFSFAFTSVSDSDVRKNFVSFQKEILPYLVKAAILVK; encoded by the coding sequence ATGGAAGCCGACAAAGTAAGAGAAAGCATAAAACGTTCTTCACAGGAACTATTTCGCAAGTTTGGCTACCATAAAACCAGCGTTAACGAGATTGCCAAAAAAACCAAAATTGCCAAAGCTACTATTTACAAGTACTTTGACAGCAAGGAGGCTATTCTGCATTCGCTACTAATGGACTATATTCAGGTAAGTGTTGATGAGCTGATCCATGCAGACACGCCCGAACTGGATGAGGAAGCGCACCTGACCAGCCTTATCATGAAAACCTGCCGTCTCTCTTACACCGTTTGTAACGAATTTATTGGCTGGGACTTCATTCGGGAGTCGGCCAACTCCCAGGAATTTTTACGTAACTTCTCTAACGAGTTGGAGGACCTCCTCGTGAGCTCATTCACCCGTTTAACCGGCATGCGCAAAAACGAAAGCTATCCCCAACGTATCCGCTTTTTAATTAAGTGCAGCAAGAATATTGTATTCAGCTTTGCCTTTACATCTGTAAGCGATTCGGATGTGCGCAAAAACTTTGTATCATTTCAAAAAGAAATACTCCCCTATCTGGTTAAAGCAGCAATTCTGGTAAAGTAA
- the pheS gene encoding phenylalanine--tRNA ligase subunit alpha — protein MQDLINQYAAEVEAFAPATAEELETFRIKYLGTKGLIKDLFEQFKNTTPEEKRTLGKVLNQFKQLADGKYQLLKEQFDSEQTTQTSQQDLTLPGEGFAVGSRHPLSLVRNEIIDIFKRLGFVVAEGPEIEDDWHNFSALNFPEEHPARDMQDTFFITKDGGKDSIALRTHTSSVQVRMMESGKPPFRAIMPGRVYRNEAISARAHCFFHQVEGLYVDENVSFADLKQTLYHFVQELYGEGTQVRFRPSYFPFTEPSAEMDVSCSICKGAGCNMCKYSGWVEILGCGMVDPNVLENCGIDSNKYTGFAFGMGIERITNLKYVIRDLRLFSENDVRFLKQFKTEIV, from the coding sequence ATGCAAGATTTAATTAATCAATACGCCGCCGAGGTTGAAGCTTTCGCACCGGCCACCGCCGAGGAGCTGGAAACTTTCCGCATTAAATACTTAGGTACCAAAGGCCTTATTAAAGACCTGTTTGAGCAGTTTAAAAATACTACACCTGAGGAAAAACGCACCTTAGGTAAGGTACTTAACCAGTTTAAGCAATTAGCCGATGGCAAGTACCAATTACTAAAAGAGCAATTTGACTCGGAGCAAACAACGCAAACCTCGCAGCAGGATCTGACCTTGCCGGGTGAGGGATTTGCAGTAGGTTCACGCCATCCGCTATCATTGGTACGCAACGAAATTATTGACATTTTTAAACGCCTGGGCTTTGTAGTGGCCGAAGGGCCGGAGATTGAGGACGACTGGCACAACTTTTCGGCTCTGAATTTTCCTGAAGAGCACCCGGCGCGCGATATGCAAGACACCTTCTTTATTACTAAAGATGGCGGTAAAGACAGCATTGCTCTACGTACGCATACTTCATCGGTACAGGTACGTATGATGGAGAGCGGCAAGCCGCCGTTTCGTGCTATTATGCCGGGCCGCGTTTACCGTAACGAGGCTATCTCTGCCCGTGCACACTGCTTTTTCCACCAGGTAGAAGGTTTGTATGTGGACGAAAATGTATCCTTTGCCGACCTGAAACAAACGCTGTATCATTTTGTGCAGGAACTGTATGGCGAAGGTACCCAGGTTCGTTTCCGCCCGTCTTACTTCCCTTTCACTGAGCCATCAGCCGAAATGGATGTATCATGCAGTATTTGCAAGGGCGCTGGCTGTAACATGTGTAAATACAGCGGCTGGGTTGAGATTTTAGGTTGCGGCATGGTTGATCCTAATGTATTGGAAAACTGTGGTATTGACAGTAACAAATACACAGGCTTTGCTTTTGGTATGGGTATTGAACGTATTACCAATCTTAAGTATGTGATACGTGATTTAAGACTGTTCTCAGAGAACGATGTACGTTTCCTGAAGCAGTTTAAAACCGAAATTGTATAA
- the kbl gene encoding glycine C-acetyltransferase — MYNTLKPVLQQELAEIEQAGLYKRERIITSPQGADIEVLGGQEVINFCANNYLGLSSHPKVIEAAKKAIDDHGYGLSSVRFICGTQDVHKELEKKLSEFLGTEDTILYAAAFDANGGVFEPLFNDQDAIISDELNHASIIDGIRLCKAQRQRYKHDDMADLEEKLKATQDLRHRIIVTDGAFSMDGTIAQLDKICDLADRYNALVMIDESHCSGFMGKTGRGTHEHHNVMGRVDIITGTLGKALGGASGGFTAGRKEIIDMLRQRSRPYLFSNTLAPSIAGASITVLDMLSETTELRDKLERNTQYFRQKMTEAGFDIKPGVHPIVPVMLYEAKLSQQFAARMLEEGIYVIGFYYPVVPQGKARIRVQISAAHEQQHLDKAIAAFTKVGRELGVIK, encoded by the coding sequence ATGTATAACACTTTAAAGCCGGTTTTACAGCAAGAATTAGCTGAAATTGAACAAGCCGGACTATATAAACGCGAACGTATAATTACTTCGCCACAAGGCGCCGATATAGAAGTGCTTGGCGGGCAGGAAGTGATTAACTTTTGCGCTAATAATTACCTGGGCCTTTCATCACACCCCAAGGTAATTGAGGCGGCAAAAAAAGCGATTGACGATCATGGGTATGGCCTGTCATCGGTACGTTTCATTTGCGGCACCCAGGATGTACACAAGGAACTTGAAAAAAAGCTATCTGAATTTTTAGGTACAGAAGATACGATATTATATGCAGCGGCTTTTGACGCTAACGGCGGTGTATTTGAACCGCTGTTTAACGATCAGGATGCGATCATATCCGATGAGTTGAATCATGCGTCGATTATTGATGGTATACGTTTGTGCAAAGCACAGCGCCAACGTTACAAACACGATGACATGGCCGATCTGGAAGAGAAACTAAAAGCTACGCAAGATCTGCGTCACCGCATCATTGTGACAGACGGTGCTTTCTCCATGGATGGCACGATAGCGCAGCTAGATAAGATTTGCGATCTGGCCGACAGGTACAATGCCTTGGTGATGATAGACGAAAGCCACTGTTCAGGCTTTATGGGCAAAACCGGACGCGGTACGCATGAGCACCATAACGTAATGGGACGTGTGGATATCATTACCGGCACGCTTGGCAAAGCGCTGGGTGGTGCATCTGGAGGTTTTACTGCCGGCCGTAAGGAGATTATCGACATGCTGCGTCAGCGCTCACGTCCGTACTTATTCTCTAACACACTGGCGCCATCCATAGCGGGTGCATCTATCACTGTGTTGGATATGCTAAGCGAAACTACCGAATTGCGCGACAAGTTGGAACGCAATACCCAATACTTCCGCCAAAAAATGACAGAGGCCGGGTTTGACATTAAGCCGGGCGTACACCCTATTGTACCGGTAATGCTATATGAGGCTAAGCTATCGCAACAGTTTGCCGCCCGTATGCTGGAAGAAGGCATTTACGTAATAGGTTTTTATTACCCGGTTGTACCACAAGGCAAAGCCCGTATCCGTGTACAAATATCGGCCGCTCATGAGCAGCAGCACCTCGATAAAGCCATAGCAGCCTTTACCAAAGTGGGTAGAGAACTGGGCGTAATTAAATAA
- a CDS encoding DUF5686 family protein codes for MKAYSLFIFFIAAAVQVSAQTYRLSGKITDESKKPVSFAAIYIRNTTYGSTANEDGDYEFRLNPGTYQVVYRYVGNLERTEKVTITNHDEVLNVTLANEPFVLQGEAGSGDEGNPAANIMRQVIAKREHYLNQTQEYSCAVFVKGVQRLTSAPKSLLGRDVRSVLQIDTTTKGIIYQSESLSQYNFRTPDRIREIMIASRTAGQNTAFSYNKASDLQVNFYQNSFEIQGLSTRPFVSPFANNAMSFYDYKLVGRSIKSGRRIDKIQVIPKRKHEAVYQGNVYVVEGDWRIYGIDLYLTKADANINFVDTLNISQQYIPVTDSTWMPTSTLFDFKGGVLGFKFKGYYLAIYNNYNLNPKFPEDFFNGEVMRIDTQANAKPTRYWANNRPVPLTNLEELDYTRKDSIAVIQSKPQYLDSVNRAQNGFNPISYFFFGKQLYDRKTRQSLYFYQPYQTIFYNTVEGWGVSAKVHYIKGFDNGQSFSVTPNIRYGFAAKLFSANLGLTYNYDPANQGAFSARFGSDVMDLNNAGTRSLLFNTLSSLLYENNYVKLYRTKFGVVAWQREVANGLLLNTQLSYADRRQLYNVSFNHIKDVPDKQYTANNPLSNPPEVETQLFPQNQALTARASLTFTFRQQYVTRPDGKYIEPSRYPKVRLNYRKGISGLLGSDVNYDFASLDVFDDRLKIGLVGFSSFKITAGTFLNHRSLYFMDYNHFFGNQGTVFNPTIGSFHFLDFYDYSTDRSFLEAHYEHNFAGNFLSKIPFVRKLKLEEVIGVNYLTQAQHTAYSGVGNNPLIQGVKSNYSEVYIGVQRFIFRVDYGIAFEGSRRIVQGIRIFYGLR; via the coding sequence ATGAAAGCATATTCATTATTTATATTTTTTATTGCTGCTGCCGTACAAGTATCTGCGCAAACCTACCGCTTATCAGGTAAAATTACCGATGAGAGTAAAAAGCCGGTGTCATTTGCGGCCATATATATTCGTAATACTACTTATGGTAGCACAGCTAACGAAGACGGAGACTATGAATTTAGGCTGAACCCCGGTACTTACCAAGTCGTGTACCGCTATGTGGGTAATTTAGAACGTACCGAAAAAGTAACCATTACTAACCACGACGAGGTGCTGAACGTTACGCTGGCCAATGAGCCTTTTGTTTTACAGGGCGAGGCCGGTAGCGGCGACGAAGGTAACCCGGCAGCTAATATTATGCGCCAGGTAATAGCCAAACGTGAGCACTATTTAAACCAAACTCAGGAGTATTCATGCGCCGTGTTTGTAAAAGGTGTACAGCGTTTAACCAGCGCTCCGAAAAGTCTTTTGGGGCGTGATGTACGCAGCGTTTTGCAGATTGATACCACTACCAAGGGTATCATTTACCAGTCTGAATCTCTTTCACAGTATAACTTCCGTACCCCTGACCGCATACGCGAGATTATGATAGCCTCCAGAACGGCAGGGCAGAATACGGCTTTCAGTTATAACAAAGCCTCAGACCTGCAGGTGAATTTTTATCAAAACAGTTTTGAGATACAGGGCTTAAGCACACGGCCGTTTGTGTCGCCGTTTGCGAATAACGCTATGTCGTTTTATGATTATAAGCTGGTAGGGCGTTCTATAAAAAGCGGCAGGCGTATTGATAAGATACAGGTAATACCTAAACGTAAGCATGAAGCTGTTTACCAGGGCAATGTGTATGTAGTAGAAGGCGACTGGCGTATTTATGGTATAGATTTGTACCTCACTAAAGCAGACGCTAATATTAATTTTGTAGATACACTTAATATAAGCCAGCAATATATACCCGTTACGGATAGTACCTGGATGCCTACGTCAACTCTTTTTGATTTCAAGGGCGGCGTATTAGGGTTTAAATTTAAAGGTTATTATCTGGCTATCTACAACAATTACAATCTCAATCCAAAGTTCCCTGAAGATTTCTTTAATGGTGAGGTAATGCGTATTGATACCCAAGCTAATGCTAAGCCTACCCGTTACTGGGCCAACAACCGGCCGGTGCCGCTTACCAATCTGGAAGAACTGGACTATACACGCAAAGACAGTATAGCTGTCATTCAAAGCAAGCCACAGTATCTCGATTCCGTAAACCGGGCGCAAAATGGATTCAATCCTATCAGTTACTTCTTTTTTGGTAAGCAGTTGTATGACCGTAAAACCCGGCAGTCACTTTATTTTTATCAGCCTTACCAAACCATATTTTATAATACAGTTGAGGGCTGGGGCGTAAGTGCAAAAGTGCATTACATTAAGGGGTTTGATAACGGGCAGTCGTTCAGTGTAACGCCTAACATCCGGTATGGCTTTGCCGCGAAATTATTTAGTGCTAATTTAGGTCTAACGTATAACTACGATCCGGCCAATCAGGGTGCCTTCTCGGCACGGTTTGGCAGCGATGTTATGGATTTGAATAACGCCGGTACCCGCTCGTTGCTGTTTAATACGTTAAGTTCGCTTTTGTACGAAAATAACTATGTTAAACTGTACCGTACCAAATTTGGTGTGGTGGCCTGGCAGCGTGAAGTAGCCAATGGGTTGTTGTTAAACACCCAATTGTCTTACGCAGATAGGCGGCAGTTGTACAATGTGTCGTTCAATCACATTAAAGATGTGCCCGACAAGCAATACACAGCTAACAACCCATTATCTAACCCGCCCGAGGTGGAGACACAATTGTTTCCGCAAAACCAGGCGCTTACAGCACGCGCATCGCTTACCTTTACCTTCAGGCAGCAGTATGTAACCCGGCCCGATGGTAAATACATTGAACCGTCACGCTATCCAAAAGTGCGGCTTAACTACCGCAAAGGTATAAGCGGCTTATTAGGGTCGGACGTAAATTATGATTTTGCTTCGCTGGATGTATTTGATGACCGGCTAAAAATTGGTCTGGTTGGTTTCTCGTCTTTTAAAATTACCGCCGGTACGTTCCTGAATCACCGCAGTTTGTACTTTATGGACTATAACCACTTTTTTGGTAATCAGGGTACAGTGTTCAATCCAACCATCGGTAGCTTTCACTTCCTCGATTTTTACGATTACAGCACTGATCGCTCTTTTCTGGAGGCGCACTATGAACATAATTTTGCCGGCAATTTCCTGAGCAAGATACCTTTCGTACGCAAACTTAAACTGGAAGAGGTGATTGGTGTAAATTACCTTACCCAAGCCCAACACACTGCATACTCAGGGGTAGGTAACAACCCGCTTATACAAGGTGTTAAGAGCAACTACTCCGAAGTTTATATAGGTGTACAGCGCTTTATTTTCCGGGTAGATTACGGTATTGCATTTGAGGGTAGCCGCCGCATTGTACAGGGTATAAGGATATTTTATGGCTTGAGGTAA
- a CDS encoding rhodanese-related sulfurtransferase has product MAKYNTLLYYCYSTIADAEQFATDHLKFCKSLGLTGRIIVADEGLNGTVSGTVEACKSYMDAVHADERFAHTDFKIDEVDEPSFVKMHVRYKSEIVHSGLRDPNIINPQKQTGKHLEPAEFLEMKDRDDVVILDVRSNYEHSVGRFKNAVTLDIENFRDFPSKINELAQYKDKKILTYCTGGIKCEKASALLLHEGFENVYQLHGGIIKYGKEVGGEDFEGKCYVFDNRLTVDVNQINPKVISTCFNCGSTTDKMINCANPECNEHFTQCDECGSKMEGCCSAECQSHPRKRVYDGTGYYVKVPQPVNVTKKSKVQLAE; this is encoded by the coding sequence ATGGCAAAGTATAACACCCTACTGTATTATTGTTATTCAACAATAGCTGATGCGGAGCAATTTGCTACCGATCATTTAAAATTTTGTAAAAGCTTAGGTTTGACCGGCCGTATCATCGTAGCTGACGAAGGGCTGAACGGTACGGTATCGGGCACGGTTGAAGCTTGCAAAAGCTACATGGATGCTGTGCATGCCGATGAGCGTTTCGCCCATACCGATTTTAAGATTGATGAGGTAGACGAACCTTCATTTGTAAAAATGCATGTGCGTTACAAATCCGAAATTGTGCACTCGGGCCTGCGCGATCCTAACATCATCAATCCGCAAAAGCAAACCGGTAAGCACCTTGAGCCTGCTGAGTTTTTAGAAATGAAAGACCGCGATGATGTGGTGATCCTGGACGTGCGCTCAAATTATGAGCATTCGGTCGGTCGTTTTAAAAACGCAGTCACTTTAGATATTGAGAACTTTCGTGATTTCCCTTCAAAAATTAACGAGCTGGCTCAATACAAGGATAAAAAGATATTGACCTATTGTACAGGCGGCATAAAATGTGAAAAGGCTTCGGCCCTGTTGTTACATGAAGGTTTTGAGAATGTATACCAACTGCACGGCGGTATTATTAAATATGGCAAAGAAGTTGGCGGTGAGGATTTTGAAGGTAAATGCTATGTGTTTGATAACCGTTTAACGGTTGACGTGAATCAGATTAATCCTAAGGTAATTTCTACCTGCTTTAACTGCGGCAGTACTACCGATAAAATGATCAACTGTGCTAACCCTGAGTGCAACGAACACTTTACCCAGTGTGATGAGTGCGGCTCTAAAATGGAGGGCTGCTGCTCAGCCGAGTGCCAATCCCATCCCCGTAAACGCGTATACGACGGTACTGGTTATTATGTTAAAGTGCCTCAACCAGTAAACGTGACTAAAAAAAGTAAAGTACAACTGGCCGAGTAG
- a CDS encoding YebC/PmpR family DNA-binding transcriptional regulator, whose translation MGRAFEFRKERKFKRWAKMAIQFTRLGKEIVMAVKDGGPNPETNSRLRTAMQNAKAVNMPKDRVEAAIKRASSKDEKDYEELVYEGYAPHGVAVLVETATDNTNRTVANVRSYFTKVGGTLGKTGSLDFVFSRKSVFSFDPGERDLEELEFELIDAGLEELFVETDEEGKDIAVLHAAYEDFGKMQKTLEGMGIELKSAKLERIALSTTEISEEAAADVLKLIDKLEEDDDVQAVYHNMAE comes from the coding sequence ATGGGAAGAGCATTTGAGTTCCGTAAAGAGAGAAAATTTAAGCGCTGGGCCAAAATGGCCATACAGTTTACCCGTTTAGGTAAAGAGATTGTGATGGCCGTTAAAGATGGCGGTCCCAACCCTGAAACCAACTCACGTTTGCGCACAGCCATGCAAAATGCCAAAGCGGTAAACATGCCTAAAGATCGTGTTGAAGCGGCTATTAAACGCGCATCAAGCAAAGACGAAAAAGATTACGAAGAGTTGGTGTATGAAGGTTACGCGCCACACGGTGTTGCCGTATTGGTAGAAACCGCTACCGATAACACCAACCGTACCGTAGCTAATGTACGCAGCTATTTCACCAAAGTGGGTGGTACGCTGGGCAAAACCGGCTCATTGGATTTTGTATTTAGCCGTAAATCTGTTTTCAGCTTTGATCCGGGCGAGCGCGATTTGGAAGAACTGGAGTTTGAATTGATTGACGCTGGATTAGAAGAGCTGTTTGTAGAAACTGACGAGGAAGGCAAGGACATTGCCGTATTACATGCCGCCTACGAAGATTTTGGCAAAATGCAAAAAACACTTGAAGGCATGGGCATTGAGTTAAAATCTGCCAAATTAGAGCGTATTGCATTATCTACCACTGAGATTAGCGAAGAGGCCGCTGCCGACGTATTAAAGCTGATTGACAAGCTGGAAGAGGACGATGATGTGCAGGCAGTATATCACAACATGGCTGAGTAA
- a CDS encoding NAD-dependent epimerase/dehydratase family protein: MSEKILVIGANGQIGTELVTALRNQYGAEQVIASDINNPAYAIRNSGPFEFANVLDKENLHHLFHKHQPTQVYLLAAILSATGEQKPKLAWDLNMNGLIHVLDLAVEFGTAKVFWPSSIAVFGPNSPKQNTPQYCIMDPNTVYGFSKLAGERWCEYYHAKHGLDVRSIRYPGIISWKAAPGGGTTDYAIHIFYEALKTGTYQSFLSANTMLPMMYMDDAIRATLNLMEAPAENISIRSSYNLAGMSFTPAQLAEQIKQQMPDFSISYANHDPRQAIADSWPQSIDDSQAKTDWNWQPEYDLKRLTEEMLKNLKNSLNL, from the coding sequence ATGAGCGAGAAGATTTTAGTGATAGGCGCTAATGGCCAAATTGGCACCGAACTGGTAACAGCCTTAAGAAATCAGTACGGAGCAGAGCAAGTTATCGCCTCTGATATTAACAATCCGGCTTATGCTATACGCAATAGCGGCCCGTTTGAGTTTGCAAACGTGTTGGATAAGGAGAACCTGCACCATCTGTTTCATAAGCACCAGCCTACGCAGGTTTACTTGTTAGCTGCCATACTTTCGGCCACAGGAGAACAAAAGCCCAAGCTGGCCTGGGATCTGAACATGAACGGCCTCATTCATGTACTTGACCTGGCCGTGGAGTTTGGCACAGCCAAAGTTTTCTGGCCAAGCTCTATTGCTGTTTTCGGACCAAACTCGCCCAAGCAAAACACCCCGCAGTATTGCATAATGGATCCTAATACTGTTTATGGTTTTAGCAAGCTGGCAGGTGAACGCTGGTGCGAATATTACCACGCCAAACATGGGCTTGATGTACGCAGTATACGATATCCGGGCATCATCAGTTGGAAAGCCGCTCCTGGCGGGGGCACTACAGATTATGCCATCCATATATTTTACGAAGCTTTAAAAACAGGCACTTATCAAAGCTTTTTGTCGGCCAACACCATGCTGCCTATGATGTATATGGATGATGCCATTCGGGCAACCTTGAATTTAATGGAAGCACCTGCCGAAAACATCAGTATCCGCTCCAGTTATAATTTAGCGGGCATGAGTTTTACACCAGCTCAACTAGCCGAGCAGATTAAGCAGCAAATGCCCGATTTTTCAATTAGCTATGCTAATCATGATCCTCGCCAGGCTATTGCCGACAGCTGGCCGCAATCTATTGATGACAGCCAGGCTAAAACCGACTGGAACTGGCAGCCGGAATACGACCTGAAACGACTTACGGAAGAAATGCTGAAAAACTTAAAGAATAGCTTAAATTTGTAA
- a CDS encoding aspartate-semialdehyde dehydrogenase, translated as MKVAVVGATGLVGTKMLQILEERNFPVTELIPVASAKSVGKEVTYKGKQYKVVSVEDAIKQKPDLALFSAGGSTSLEQAPLFAEAGITVIDNSSAWRMDPTKKLVVPEVNADVLTAEDKIIANPNCSTIQMVVALKPLHDQYKIKRVVVSTYQSVTGTGVKAVDQLFNERKGIDGPMAYPYKIDLNVLPHIDVFQDNGYTKEEMKMVLETKKIMGDDSIRVTATTVRIPVMGGHSESVNIEFENDFDLTEVRDLLSKAPGVVVVDDVAKLQYPTPLEAHEKDEVFVGRIRRDETQPNTLNCWIVSDNLRKGAATNAVQIAEYLVAKNLVGAAVEA; from the coding sequence ATGAAAGTCGCAGTAGTAGGTGCCACCGGTTTGGTGGGTACTAAAATGTTGCAGATTCTGGAAGAACGCAACTTTCCGGTAACAGAGTTAATTCCCGTTGCTTCAGCAAAAAGTGTAGGTAAAGAAGTTACTTATAAGGGTAAGCAATACAAGGTGGTTTCTGTTGAGGATGCGATAAAGCAAAAGCCTGATCTGGCCTTGTTTTCGGCTGGCGGCAGTACTTCATTGGAGCAAGCACCTTTGTTTGCCGAGGCCGGTATTACCGTTATCGATAATTCATCGGCCTGGCGCATGGATCCTACCAAGAAACTTGTAGTACCGGAGGTTAACGCTGATGTGTTAACAGCTGAGGATAAAATCATTGCCAACCCTAACTGCTCAACTATACAAATGGTAGTGGCCTTAAAACCCCTGCACGATCAATACAAGATTAAACGCGTAGTGGTATCCACTTACCAATCGGTAACCGGTACGGGCGTAAAAGCGGTTGATCAATTGTTCAACGAGCGTAAAGGTATTGATGGCCCAATGGCTTATCCATACAAAATTGACTTGAACGTATTGCCGCATATCGACGTTTTTCAGGACAATGGTTATACCAAAGAGGAAATGAAAATGGTGCTGGAAACCAAAAAGATCATGGGTGATGACAGTATTCGCGTAACAGCTACAACGGTACGCATCCCGGTTATGGGCGGTCATTCGGAATCAGTTAACATTGAGTTCGAAAATGATTTTGACCTTACCGAAGTGCGCGACCTGCTGAGCAAAGCGCCAGGTGTGGTTGTGGTTGATGATGTAGCCAAACTACAATATCCAACACCGCTTGAAGCGCACGAGAAAGACGAAGTATTTGTGGGCCGCATCCGTCGCGATGAAACCCAGCCTAATACCTTAAACTGCTGGATAGTATCAGACAACTTGCGTAAAGGTGCTGCTACCAATGCCGTGCAAATTGCGGAGTACCTGGTAGCAAAAAACCTGGTAGGTGCGGCGGTAGAAGCGTAA
- a CDS encoding DNA-3-methyladenine glycosylase 2 family protein: MNAEPIKTFHQNNYQQVCDQLSKQDADFAEVIQNYGYPPFWSRANAFESLVHIILEQQVSLASALSALNKLKERIQEVTPARVLMLTDEELRACYFSRQKTAYTKYLAEAILNRQLDLAELADLPDDEVRSRLTALKGIGNWTVDIYLLMVLHRTDIFPIGDLAIINAFKRLKQLPASTSQSQLLAFAETWRPYRSIAAMLLWHFYLSSTALKNKG; encoded by the coding sequence ATGAATGCAGAACCTATAAAGACATTCCATCAAAATAACTATCAGCAAGTGTGCGACCAGCTATCTAAACAAGATGCGGATTTTGCCGAAGTTATCCAAAATTATGGCTATCCGCCATTTTGGTCGAGGGCTAATGCTTTTGAATCACTCGTGCATATCATTCTCGAGCAGCAGGTGTCGCTGGCTTCGGCTTTATCGGCTTTAAATAAGTTAAAGGAGCGCATACAAGAGGTTACACCTGCCCGGGTGCTGATGCTTACTGATGAGGAACTGCGTGCCTGCTATTTTAGCCGGCAAAAAACCGCTTATACAAAATATTTGGCCGAAGCTATTTTGAACCGGCAATTGGATTTAGCGGAGTTGGCCGATTTGCCTGATGATGAAGTACGTAGCCGCCTTACAGCTTTAAAAGGGATAGGCAACTGGACGGTAGATATTTATCTGCTTATGGTTTTACACCGCACCGATATTTTCCCCATCGGCGACCTGGCTATTATTAACGCATTTAAACGGCTAAAACAATTGCCTGCTTCAACCTCCCAGTCGCAACTATTAGCCTTTGCCGAAACATGGCGGCCCTACCGCAGCATTGCCGCCATGTTGTTGTGGCATTTTTACTTAAGTTCTACAGCGTTAAAAAATAAGGGCTGA